The following are encoded together in the Oreochromis niloticus isolate F11D_XX linkage group LG12, O_niloticus_UMD_NMBU, whole genome shotgun sequence genome:
- the LOC112848299 gene encoding zinc finger BED domain-containing protein 4-like has product MKRAFKVRMPEVEHPEGDSSDDLDDETMWEDAEDSDPWSTGERLSCFAHSLQLVISDGMKEVKAIARAIAKASKFTNLLHSSSNHKDLFEAHFGSNKSIPAGNNTRWNSTYRQLKALITLDHRAITEMCSDTENLVFSDREWAQLKDLCALLEPFSEATDLTEGDHQVTISMVVPTVLDLKNHLIKMEVEMPQVVTIVRALKRSLEKRFSGIFRQICMDEKDPEEPFSHRIYFLATMLDPQFGLTWVDLDVQNGETGPALKRFRDDLKKSLIDLLITEVDRDAPAAQTEEDTELSDSDSAPPPKRLLSCYKAFRLQHSTSQDSSTDAQISKYLDSINDCDCDALTFWSKNKERFPTLHSVALKVLSVPASSAPVERVFSRGGILMRPHRAWLGYKMLQSLVFLKCNQSLF; this is encoded by the exons ATGAAGCGGGCCTTTAAAGTCAGGATGCCAGAAGTAGAGCACCCTGAAGGTGACAGCAGTGATGACCTCGATGATGAAACAATGTGGGAGGATGCAGAAGATTCTGATCCATGGTCAACGGGTGAACGTCTTTCTTGTTTCGCCCACTCGCTGCAACTCGTAATCAGTGATGGGATGAAAGAGGTAAAGGCAATAGCTAGAGCCATTGCCAAAGCCAGCAAGTTTACAAACCTGCTGCACAGCAGTAGTAACCACAAAGACTTGTTTGAGGCACACTTTGGCTCCAATAAGTCCATCCCAGCAGGAAACAACACCCGCTGGAATAGCACCTACAGACAGTTAAAGGCTCTGATCACACTTGACCACAGGGCCATCACTGAAATGTGCAGCGATACAGAGAATTTAGTGTTTTCAGACCGAGAGTGGGCTCAGCTGAAagacctttgtgctttgcttGAGCCTTTTTCTGAGGCAACAGACCTTACAGAAGGTGATCATCAGGTGACTATTAGCATGGTGGTCCCCACTGTTCTGGACTTGAAGAATCATCTTATAAAGATGGAAGTAGAAATGCCCCAGGTCGTAACTATAGTCAGGGCACTGAAAAGATCCTTAGAGAAACGGTTCTCTGGAATTTTCAGGCAGATTTGCATGGACGAAAAGGATCCAGAAGAGCCGTTTAGCCATCGGATCTACTTCCTTGCCACCATGCTCGACCCCCAGTTTGGACTGACCTGGGTAGATTTAGATGTCCAAAATGGTGAAACCGGACCAGCACTGAAGAGGTTCAGAGATGACCTTAAAAAGTCATTAATAG ACCTTTTGATCACAGAGGTAGACAGAGATGCACCTGCagcacaaacagaagaagacacaGAATTATCGGATAGTGACTCAGCGCCACCCCCAAAACGTCTTCTTTCATGCTACAAGGCATTTAGGTTGCAACACAGCACAAGCCAGGACTCGAGCACTGATGCACAAATAAGCAAGTACCTAGACAGCATAAATGACTGTGACTGTGATGCACTCACCTTTTGGTCAAAAAACAAAGAGCGTTTCCCCACTCTACACAGTGTTGCCTTGAAGGTCCTCTCTGTCCCTGCCTCTTCTGCCCCAGTTGAGAGGGTTTTTAGTAGAGGAGGCATTCTAATGAGACCCCACCGCGCATGGCTAGGCTATAAGATGTTGCAATCTTTAGTTTTCTTGAAGTGCAATCAAtcactgttttaa